One region of Flavobacterium sp. GSB-24 genomic DNA includes:
- a CDS encoding LytTR family transcriptional regulator DNA-binding domain-containing protein, which translates to MKKYSYIIIDDDAESVLKTKTTAAGFSELSFTASASNFQDGLNLILEHKPALVFLEIEPKDLSSQLSLAFISELHRFFQEIPKIIVTTNQKDKAFEAIQYNVFDYLLKPVAHLDLLKTALKLKKANLESKTPPFIEEPTSIVIDNVNNVTIPQNVEKPLTICIKSYGDYRYLNAADICYFQADNNSTDIYLNTGEMITAFKTLKHFESVLTYPFIRIHNSYVINRNYISRIHSGNSICYIKNSSKKIPFSKTYKANVDLIIADFAAGNYLEI; encoded by the coding sequence TTGAAGAAGTATTCGTATATCATAATTGACGATGATGCTGAAAGTGTTTTGAAAACCAAAACAACCGCTGCAGGTTTTTCAGAATTATCTTTTACCGCATCGGCGTCAAATTTTCAAGATGGTTTAAATTTGATTTTAGAACATAAACCTGCTTTGGTTTTCCTAGAAATTGAACCTAAAGATTTATCAAGCCAATTATCTCTTGCTTTTATCAGCGAGCTGCATCGATTTTTTCAAGAAATTCCCAAAATTATCGTTACCACTAATCAAAAAGACAAGGCTTTTGAAGCCATTCAATATAATGTATTTGATTATCTTTTAAAACCTGTTGCCCACCTAGACCTCCTAAAGACAGCTTTGAAGCTTAAAAAAGCAAATTTAGAGTCAAAAACTCCGCCTTTTATAGAAGAACCAACTTCTATTGTAATTGACAATGTAAATAATGTAACGATTCCTCAAAACGTCGAAAAGCCACTAACAATTTGTATCAAATCGTATGGAGATTATCGATATTTAAACGCTGCTGACATCTGTTACTTTCAGGCAGATAATAATTCGACCGATATTTATTTGAATACTGGCGAAATGATTACAGCATTTAAAACGTTAAAGCATTTTGAAAGTGTTTTAACGTATCCTTTTATTCGTATTCATAATAGTTATGTAATTAATAGAAATTACATTTCGAGAATTCATAGCGGAAACTCAATCTGTTACATAAAAAACTCCTCCAAAAAGATTCCTTTTTCTAAAACATACAAAGCAAATGTCGACTTGATAATTGCTGATTTTGCTGCAGGAAATTACTTAGAAATCTAA